In one Brevibacterium sp. CBA3109 genomic region, the following are encoded:
- a CDS encoding rhomboid family intramembrane serine protease, translating into MSPDQSPRFTAEESQFIFGKESTAPDSPRSGGHPHSGQPKIANLRTTVSRDHRFSRFVPVLVLLAIMWVIEIVDTILPADLDMFSLASWNPLSLYGVITSPLLHSGYGHLTANTFPFLILGLCIAIEGARRFWLVTVITAVVSGLGAWLTTLPVGQHIVGASGIVFGFFGYLAVRTWFTDDVLRKIVYFTIGFFVFITYGASMVFGMMPQANGISWQGHLFGFAGGIFAAWFIHRRRPSRPSEKRPASER; encoded by the coding sequence ATGAGCCCCGACCAGTCCCCTCGCTTCACCGCTGAAGAATCCCAGTTCATCTTCGGCAAAGAATCAACTGCCCCCGATTCACCCAGGTCAGGCGGTCACCCACACTCAGGACAACCTAAGATCGCCAACTTGCGGACCACCGTCAGTCGCGATCACCGCTTCTCGCGATTCGTCCCTGTTCTCGTCCTGCTGGCGATCATGTGGGTCATTGAGATCGTCGACACCATCCTGCCCGCTGATCTCGACATGTTCAGCCTGGCGTCCTGGAACCCGCTGTCCCTCTACGGGGTGATCACGTCTCCCCTCCTGCACTCGGGATACGGGCACCTCACGGCCAACACGTTCCCCTTCCTCATTCTCGGCCTGTGCATCGCCATCGAGGGGGCACGGCGATTCTGGCTCGTCACCGTCATCACGGCCGTGGTGTCCGGGCTCGGAGCCTGGCTGACGACGCTGCCGGTTGGTCAGCACATCGTCGGAGCCTCTGGCATCGTCTTCGGCTTCTTCGGCTACTTGGCCGTGCGCACCTGGTTCACCGACGACGTGCTCCGCAAGATCGTCTACTTCACCATCGGCTTCTTCGTCTTCATCACCTACGGCGCGTCCATGGTGTTCGGGATGATGCCGCAGGCCAATGGGATCTCCTGGCAGGGGCATCTGTTCGGCTTCGCCGGAGGCATCTTCGCAGCCTGGTTCATCCACCGCAGGCGTCCGAGTCGCCCGTCTGAGAAGCGACCGGCGTCTGAGCGATGA
- the pth gene encoding aminoacyl-tRNA hydrolase, with product MTNEAWLVFGLGNPGPRYESTRHNIGQMVIAELAHRIGVNLTRTKLRSNVGTSRLPSGSVPGVPGPRVVLATSTGYMNESGGPVRQLADFYSIDTDRIIAVHDDVDIAFDSIKAKVGGGEGGHNGLRSMTSALGTKNYPRIRAGVGRPMGRQDTADYVLKPFSKDERATLPMFISDIADAVEMYIVEGLEKVQLEYHSK from the coding sequence ATGACGAATGAGGCATGGCTGGTCTTCGGCCTGGGCAATCCTGGCCCCAGATACGAATCGACCCGACACAACATCGGACAGATGGTCATTGCCGAACTCGCACACCGTATCGGCGTCAATCTGACGCGAACCAAACTGCGTTCCAACGTCGGCACGTCCCGACTGCCTTCAGGCTCAGTTCCCGGGGTTCCGGGGCCACGAGTGGTGCTCGCAACGTCGACGGGCTATATGAACGAATCCGGCGGCCCGGTCAGGCAACTGGCCGATTTCTATTCGATCGACACCGACCGGATCATCGCCGTCCACGACGACGTGGACATTGCCTTCGACTCGATCAAGGCCAAGGTGGGCGGGGGAGAGGGCGGACACAACGGACTGCGGTCGATGACATCGGCGCTGGGGACGAAGAACTATCCCCGCATCCGTGCCGGCGTCGGACGTCCCATGGGGCGTCAGGACACTGCAGACTACGTTCTCAAACCCTTCTCCAAGGACGAACGCGCAACACTGCCGATGTTCATCTCGGATATCGCAGATGCCGTCGAGATGTACATCGTCGAGGGGTTGGAGAAAGTGCAGCTCGAATACCACTCGAAATGA
- the eno gene encoding phosphopyruvate hydratase, giving the protein MAEIVAANAREILDSRGNPTVEVEVLLADESVGRAGVPSGASTGEFEAVELRDGDPERYLGKGVTSAVDAVVDEIHEAIVGLESDDQRLVDQALIDLDGTENKSRLGANAILGTSLAVARAAAVSADLPLYRYLGGPNAHVMPVPMMNILNGGSHADSNVDIQEFMIAPIGAASFQEGLQWSVEVYHALKGVLKERGLSTGLGDEGGFAPNLDSNAAALDLILEAIELAGHRPGRDIAVALDVASSEFYSDGAYEFEGDKKSAQDMAAYYEGLLAKYPLVSIEDPLDENDWEGWATLTESIGSKVQLVGDDLFVTNPERLQRGIDNSTANSLLVKVNQIGTLTETLDAVSLAQTNGYTTMISHRSGETEDTTIADLAVATNAGQIKAGAPARSERVAKYNQLLRIEEQLGDAARYAGRGAFPRFDG; this is encoded by the coding sequence GTGGCTGAGATTGTTGCCGCAAACGCCCGTGAAATCCTGGATTCCCGGGGAAATCCCACCGTAGAGGTGGAAGTGCTGTTGGCCGACGAATCTGTCGGTCGTGCTGGTGTCCCATCCGGTGCCTCCACCGGTGAGTTCGAAGCTGTGGAGCTGCGCGACGGAGACCCGGAACGTTACCTGGGCAAAGGCGTCACCAGTGCTGTTGACGCAGTCGTCGATGAGATCCATGAAGCTATCGTCGGTCTCGAAAGTGATGATCAGCGTTTGGTCGACCAGGCCCTGATCGACCTCGATGGAACCGAGAACAAATCCCGCCTGGGTGCCAATGCCATCCTAGGCACCTCGCTGGCAGTTGCTCGTGCAGCAGCCGTGTCCGCGGACCTGCCGCTCTACCGCTACCTGGGCGGACCGAATGCCCACGTCATGCCCGTTCCGATGATGAACATCCTCAACGGTGGGTCGCACGCTGATTCCAACGTCGACATCCAGGAATTCATGATCGCCCCGATCGGAGCGGCCAGCTTCCAAGAGGGTCTGCAGTGGAGCGTCGAGGTCTATCACGCGCTCAAGGGCGTGCTCAAGGAGCGCGGCCTGTCCACCGGACTCGGCGATGAGGGCGGGTTTGCACCGAACCTCGACTCCAATGCCGCGGCACTCGACCTCATCCTCGAGGCCATCGAACTCGCTGGGCACCGTCCGGGCCGCGACATCGCGGTGGCACTTGATGTGGCATCTTCTGAGTTCTACTCCGATGGAGCCTACGAATTCGAAGGCGATAAGAAGTCGGCTCAGGACATGGCTGCCTACTATGAGGGCCTGCTTGCCAAATACCCGCTGGTGTCGATCGAAGATCCACTCGACGAGAACGATTGGGAAGGTTGGGCCACCCTGACCGAGTCCATCGGCTCAAAGGTTCAGCTCGTCGGCGACGACCTGTTCGTGACGAACCCCGAGCGCCTCCAGCGCGGCATCGACAACAGCACCGCCAACTCGCTGCTGGTCAAGGTCAACCAGATCGGCACGCTGACGGAAACCCTCGATGCAGTGTCGCTGGCGCAGACCAACGGCTACACGACGATGATCTCTCACCGTTCGGGTGAAACCGAGGACACGACGATCGCCGACCTGGCCGTTGCCACGAACGCAGGCCAGATCAAGGCCGGCGCTCCGGCACGGTCCGAGCGCGTGGCCAAGTACAACCAGCTGTTGCGTATCGAAGAGCAGCTCGGCGACGCCGCCCGCTACGCCGGCCGAGGAGCCTTCCCACGCTTCGACGGCTGA
- a CDS encoding arylsulfotransferase family protein: protein MSNRTLFASVAAAALLLSGCAAEEEVPQPEHWDFQTRPDLDPPKFDIDVNSQPPEEENDLKTFLAPKGQTGDDEESWVGGLILDSAGEPVWIRQGSGQMWDLRVQEYKDEPVLTWWEGLAETPHTAGEVVMLDDSYNEIARVGMGGDIAHKTVDLHDTTITDDGTMLLLSYIKTQTDLSSVGGPKDGWAWEGVVQEVDIDSGDPVVEWRSLDDVPIDQTQSKLKDGEGTEEEPFDYIHVNSVSEDDGDSLLVSARNTHAIYQLDRKTTDLNWVLGGSASDFEMGEGATFAWQHDAIRRDDGTITLFDNHAAPRLGETRGLRLDVDEDTKKATVDTEYPAPDDRSSGSQGNLQELDNGNVFIGWGSEPYFSEFTNDGKLLYDATFTGGSNYRAYRLAWQATPSAPPTATKSEPGEGITRVHMSWNGASSVAAWRILSGDSEEQLEETAVVDRTGFETAADITPAGSRIVVEAVDENNERLGSTAVD, encoded by the coding sequence ATGTCTAACCGGACCCTGTTCGCATCTGTGGCGGCCGCGGCGCTGCTCCTGTCAGGATGCGCCGCCGAAGAAGAAGTCCCACAACCCGAACACTGGGACTTCCAGACCAGGCCCGACCTGGACCCGCCGAAGTTCGACATCGACGTCAACTCTCAGCCGCCCGAAGAAGAGAATGATCTCAAGACGTTCCTCGCCCCCAAGGGCCAAACTGGCGATGACGAGGAGTCCTGGGTCGGCGGACTCATCCTCGACTCGGCCGGAGAGCCGGTCTGGATCCGGCAGGGTTCAGGCCAGATGTGGGACCTGCGGGTCCAGGAGTACAAGGACGAACCCGTTCTCACCTGGTGGGAGGGGTTGGCCGAGACTCCCCACACCGCCGGTGAGGTTGTCATGCTCGACGACAGCTACAACGAGATCGCACGTGTTGGCATGGGCGGGGATATAGCCCACAAGACCGTCGATCTGCACGACACGACGATCACCGACGACGGAACGATGCTCCTTCTCTCCTACATCAAGACCCAAACGGATCTCAGCTCCGTCGGCGGCCCGAAGGACGGCTGGGCCTGGGAGGGAGTGGTCCAGGAGGTCGACATCGACTCCGGAGATCCCGTTGTCGAATGGCGATCGCTCGACGACGTTCCCATCGACCAGACACAGTCGAAACTCAAAGACGGCGAAGGCACAGAGGAAGAGCCCTTCGACTACATCCATGTGAATTCGGTGTCCGAAGACGACGGTGATTCCCTGCTCGTCTCCGCCCGCAACACCCATGCGATCTACCAGCTCGACCGGAAGACAACCGACCTGAACTGGGTGCTGGGCGGATCTGCCAGCGACTTCGAGATGGGCGAGGGTGCGACCTTCGCCTGGCAGCACGACGCCATCCGCCGCGACGACGGCACGATCACCCTCTTCGACAACCATGCCGCGCCCCGCCTCGGCGAGACACGAGGGCTGCGCCTCGACGTCGATGAGGACACGAAGAAGGCCACTGTCGACACCGAGTACCCAGCCCCCGACGATCGCTCATCGGGAAGCCAAGGCAATCTGCAGGAACTCGACAACGGCAATGTGTTCATCGGCTGGGGCTCCGAACCCTACTTCTCGGAATTCACCAACGATGGCAAGCTGCTCTACGATGCCACTTTCACGGGCGGCTCGAATTATCGGGCCTACCGCCTCGCCTGGCAGGCGACCCCGTCAGCACCGCCCACGGCGACGAAGTCCGAACCGGGTGAGGGCATCACTCGGGTGCACATGAGCTGGAACGGAGCGAGCAGCGTCGCGGCCTGGCGCATCCTCAGCGGCGACAGCGAGGAGCAGCTTGAGGAGACCGCAGTCGTGGATCGCACGGGCTTCGAAACCGCGGCTGACATCACGCCCGCCGGCTCCCGGATCGTCGTCGAAGCCGTGGACGAGAACAACGAGCGACTCGGCAGCACTGCGGTGGACTGA
- the mfd gene encoding transcription-repair coupling factor: MVLNGLDLTRQNSTITDLVSAFNDQETAGGTIDAIRGLWPSILRRTLVSADSDPSTSAPQLIVTATTREAEDLARSLADWVAEDSIAIFPSWETLPHEKLSPRSDTVGARLQILHRLAHPSPDRPLTFIIAPVRAFLQPLVKGLGDIEPVELAVGDEYEIDQLSHRLTELAYSRVDMVSRRGEFAVRGGIVDIFPPTEDHALRIEFFGDEIDEIREFSVSDQRSIRAEADAVPLKLSAPPCRELLLTDSIRERAAALSQTLPAASDMLDKIAGGVAVEGMESLSAVLADGMEPIIALLPESTKIIITEPERVQARAADLVVTTNEFLEAAWSGAAAGGESPIDLSAATFRTMEEMEAGARLIGLAWWELGGFATDEELVSPAENLFSVPARAPRGYAGDVEAILTDVKGLIHNRWRILVLTEGQGPGQRMVEVFSEAGVPATFVDDPTDIAEALVTVTTAAPFGGFVFDDLKLAVLTEAEVLGRAAATSTRDMRRLPTRRKRNQVDPLNLAPGDYVVHDQHGVGKFVEMTQRTTGKGPNKHTREYLIVEYAPAKRGQPGDRLYVPSDALDQVSRYVGGESPSLNKMGGADWSTTKAKARKAVKEIAGELVRLYSARQATVGHTYGPDTPWQRELEDAFHYVETADQLTTIDEVKGDMEKAVPMDRLICGDVGYGKTEIAVRAAFKAIQDGKQVAVLVPTTLLVQQHFETFAERYSGFPVTVGALSRFQTKKESDKVVEDLAAGKLDLVIGTHRLLSGEVRFKSLGLVIIDEEQRFGVEHKETLKAMRTNVDVLAMSATPIPRTLEMAVTGIREMSTLATPPEERHPVLTYVGKKEDKQIKAAIRRELMREGQVFYIHNRVKDIESVAGHIAELVPEARIAIAHGKMNEQRLEQVIVDFWEKKFDVLVCTTIVETGIDISNANTLIIDHADRFGLSQLHQLRGRVGRGRERAYAYFLYPADTQLTETAHDRLTTLAAHTELGAGMQVAMKDLEIRGAGNLLGGQQSGQIEGVGFDLYVRLVGEAVANFRGEDTEPEADMRIELPVDAHLPAEYVAHERLRLEAYRKLAAAANENQLQEVLDELVDRYGPYPEAVGVLADVARLRIRAKASGINDIVVQGNFVRFGPLELEDSQVVRLKRLYPKSLLKPAIRSVLVPKPMSGSGFDAKEMTDSDILRWAHQFLDAIVPVIVSEVVEAGV; the protein is encoded by the coding sequence ATGGTGCTCAACGGACTCGATCTCACACGCCAGAACTCCACCATCACTGACCTCGTCTCAGCGTTCAACGACCAGGAGACAGCAGGTGGAACGATTGATGCGATCAGAGGTCTGTGGCCATCGATCCTGCGCCGAACGCTGGTGTCGGCTGATAGTGATCCGTCCACCTCGGCGCCGCAGCTCATCGTCACGGCCACCACGCGTGAAGCGGAAGACCTGGCCCGGTCGCTGGCGGACTGGGTTGCCGAGGATTCGATCGCGATCTTCCCCAGCTGGGAGACCCTCCCACACGAAAAGCTCTCACCTCGGTCTGACACCGTCGGAGCGCGTCTGCAGATTCTGCACCGCCTGGCCCACCCGAGCCCGGACAGGCCTCTGACCTTCATCATCGCCCCCGTGCGCGCTTTCCTGCAGCCGTTGGTCAAGGGGCTCGGCGACATCGAGCCGGTGGAATTGGCCGTCGGCGACGAATACGAGATCGACCAGCTTTCCCACCGCCTCACCGAACTTGCTTACTCACGCGTGGACATGGTCTCCCGCCGAGGAGAGTTCGCGGTTCGCGGCGGCATCGTCGACATCTTCCCGCCGACCGAGGATCATGCCCTGCGCATCGAGTTCTTCGGTGACGAGATCGACGAGATCCGCGAGTTCTCCGTCAGCGACCAGAGATCCATCCGCGCCGAGGCGGACGCTGTGCCACTGAAGCTGTCGGCTCCACCCTGCCGGGAACTCCTGCTCACCGACTCCATCCGGGAGCGTGCGGCCGCACTGTCACAGACGCTGCCGGCAGCATCGGACATGCTCGACAAGATCGCCGGAGGTGTCGCCGTCGAAGGCATGGAATCACTGTCGGCGGTGCTGGCCGATGGCATGGAGCCGATCATCGCTCTGCTGCCCGAATCCACGAAGATCATCATCACCGAACCCGAACGGGTGCAGGCCAGGGCCGCCGACCTCGTCGTGACGACGAACGAATTCCTCGAAGCAGCATGGTCAGGGGCCGCAGCCGGCGGCGAATCCCCGATCGATCTGTCTGCTGCGACGTTCCGGACAATGGAAGAGATGGAAGCCGGCGCTCGCCTCATCGGCTTGGCCTGGTGGGAGCTCGGCGGATTCGCCACCGACGAAGAACTCGTCTCACCCGCGGAGAATCTGTTCTCCGTTCCGGCTCGCGCGCCTCGAGGATATGCCGGTGACGTCGAGGCGATTCTCACCGACGTCAAGGGACTCATCCACAACAGGTGGCGCATCCTCGTGCTCACTGAAGGACAGGGGCCGGGCCAGCGCATGGTCGAGGTGTTCTCGGAGGCTGGCGTGCCGGCGACATTCGTCGATGACCCGACAGACATTGCAGAAGCTCTGGTGACCGTGACCACGGCCGCGCCCTTCGGCGGATTCGTCTTCGATGACCTCAAACTGGCTGTGCTCACAGAAGCCGAAGTGCTCGGTCGCGCCGCAGCCACCTCGACGAGGGACATGCGTCGCCTGCCCACCCGACGAAAACGCAATCAGGTGGACCCGCTCAACCTGGCACCCGGGGACTACGTCGTCCACGACCAGCACGGTGTCGGCAAGTTCGTTGAGATGACGCAGCGAACGACCGGCAAGGGCCCGAACAAGCACACCCGCGAATACCTCATCGTCGAATACGCCCCAGCCAAACGCGGTCAGCCCGGCGACCGCCTGTATGTGCCCAGCGACGCGCTCGACCAGGTCAGTCGCTACGTCGGCGGGGAGAGCCCGAGCCTGAACAAGATGGGCGGCGCCGACTGGTCGACGACAAAGGCCAAGGCCAGGAAAGCGGTCAAGGAGATCGCGGGAGAACTCGTTCGCCTCTACTCCGCGCGTCAGGCCACCGTCGGTCACACCTACGGGCCCGATACCCCGTGGCAGCGTGAATTGGAGGATGCCTTCCACTACGTGGAGACAGCCGACCAGCTGACGACCATCGACGAGGTCAAGGGGGATATGGAGAAGGCGGTGCCGATGGATCGTCTGATCTGCGGCGATGTCGGCTACGGTAAGACCGAGATCGCGGTTCGAGCCGCGTTCAAGGCGATCCAGGACGGTAAGCAGGTTGCTGTGCTCGTCCCTACGACACTGCTTGTCCAGCAGCACTTCGAGACCTTCGCCGAACGCTACTCGGGGTTCCCCGTCACCGTCGGTGCGCTCTCGCGCTTCCAGACTAAGAAGGAGTCGGACAAAGTCGTCGAGGATCTGGCCGCGGGCAAACTCGATCTGGTCATCGGCACGCACCGCCTGCTCAGCGGCGAGGTGAGATTCAAGAGCCTGGGACTGGTCATCATCGACGAGGAGCAGCGCTTCGGCGTCGAGCACAAGGAGACGCTCAAGGCGATGCGCACGAACGTCGACGTGCTCGCGATGTCCGCGACTCCGATCCCGCGGACCCTGGAGATGGCAGTGACCGGCATCCGCGAGATGTCGACCCTAGCCACCCCGCCCGAGGAACGCCATCCGGTGCTGACCTATGTGGGCAAGAAAGAGGACAAACAGATCAAGGCCGCGATCCGTCGTGAACTGATGCGCGAGGGCCAGGTCTTCTATATCCACAACCGCGTCAAGGACATCGAATCCGTGGCCGGTCACATCGCCGAACTCGTCCCCGAGGCCCGGATCGCGATTGCCCACGGAAAGATGAACGAACAGCGACTGGAGCAGGTCATCGTCGACTTCTGGGAGAAGAAGTTCGACGTGCTCGTGTGCACGACCATCGTCGAGACCGGCATCGACATCTCCAACGCCAACACACTCATCATCGACCATGCTGATCGGTTCGGGCTGTCCCAGCTGCACCAGCTGCGGGGTCGAGTCGGACGCGGCAGAGAACGTGCCTACGCCTACTTCCTCTACCCGGCTGACACCCAGCTCACGGAGACTGCCCACGATCGGCTGACGACGCTGGCCGCCCACACCGAACTCGGCGCTGGCATGCAGGTGGCCATGAAAGACCTCGAGATCCGCGGCGCCGGCAACCTCCTCGGCGGACAGCAGTCCGGGCAGATCGAAGGGGTCGGATTCGACCTCTACGTGCGCCTCGTGGGAGAGGCCGTTGCGAACTTCCGTGGCGAGGACACGGAACCCGAGGCCGACATGCGGATCGAACTTCCTGTCGACGCGCACCTGCCGGCCGAATACGTTGCCCACGAACGTCTGCGACTCGAGGCCTATCGGAAACTCGCGGCAGCGGCCAACGAGAACCAGCTGCAGGAAGTCCTCGACGAACTCGTCGATCGGTATGGTCCCTACCCAGAAGCCGTGGGAGTGCTCGCCGATGTCGCCCGGCTGCGGATCAGAGCCAAAGCCTCGGGCATCAACGACATCGTCGTCCAAGGCAACTTCGTCCGCTTCGGCCCGCTCGAGCTCGAGGATTCGCAGGTCGTGCGCCTCAAACGCCTGTACCCGAAGTCGCTGCTCAAGCCGGCGATCCGGTCGGTGCTCGTGCCCAAGCCGATGTCCGGAAGCGGCTTCGATGCGAAGGAGATGACGGATTCCGACATCCTGCGTTGGGCCCACCAGTTCCTCGACGCGATCGTCCCCGTCATCGTCTCCGAGGTCGTCGAGGCTGGAGTCTGA
- a CDS encoding DUF559 domain-containing protein yields the protein MTTQQIIRLGFTHADIRRIRSCCVRRLSRGVYSVRHVCAVEDHRRLWASIDEGTHSEFTEHGDIRDEIAELDAAVMARCEVRFQIQGQQERRAESDAAAGSTASIRTSSASPPPEVFSHITAALIHGLPIAYPVTHQVEVVRPGVNRRFKSIHVRGVTIPKHHRQEARGTEVTTLERTLIDVARTYNPDISISMLDNALRRGLTTREKILATLAQCLETRNTKRVRLALDLADARRESPAESIAAVRFFQHGFVGFVPQVEFDATSLRAKVRVDFCHRATRLIVEIDGIGKLYLGSGVPREELERERRREQWLRDQGWRVIRISWKELFKESKFEEIRRVLVGTK from the coding sequence ATGACCACACAACAGATCATCCGACTCGGTTTCACTCACGCAGACATCCGGCGTATCCGAAGCTGCTGCGTTCGTCGCCTGTCGCGCGGCGTCTATTCGGTCAGACATGTCTGCGCCGTGGAAGACCACCGGCGGTTGTGGGCGAGCATTGATGAAGGAACGCATTCGGAGTTCACAGAGCACGGAGACATCCGTGATGAGATCGCAGAGCTCGACGCCGCAGTCATGGCGCGATGCGAAGTCAGATTCCAAATACAGGGGCAACAGGAACGTCGGGCAGAATCTGACGCCGCCGCAGGGTCAACCGCATCAATCCGAACGTCGTCTGCTTCACCCCCACCCGAGGTGTTCTCGCACATCACCGCTGCTCTCATCCACGGCCTGCCTATTGCTTATCCTGTCACCCACCAGGTGGAGGTAGTGCGCCCCGGAGTCAACCGCAGGTTCAAGAGCATCCATGTCAGGGGCGTGACAATACCGAAGCATCACCGGCAGGAAGCTCGCGGGACCGAGGTGACAACGCTCGAACGCACGCTCATTGATGTGGCTCGCACATACAACCCCGATATCTCGATTTCCATGCTCGACAACGCTTTGCGCCGCGGCCTGACGACGCGGGAGAAGATCCTCGCGACGCTGGCACAATGTCTGGAGACGAGGAACACCAAGAGAGTTCGTCTCGCTCTCGACCTGGCCGATGCCCGTCGCGAATCCCCCGCCGAATCGATCGCCGCGGTCAGATTCTTCCAACACGGATTCGTCGGCTTCGTCCCTCAAGTCGAGTTCGACGCTACCTCACTGCGGGCAAAGGTTCGCGTCGACTTCTGCCACCGAGCAACTCGGCTGATCGTTGAAATCGACGGAATCGGGAAGCTGTATCTCGGCTCGGGAGTGCCACGTGAGGAACTCGAACGCGAAAGGCGCAGAGAGCAATGGCTGCGTGATCAAGGATGGCGAGTCATCAGAATCAGCTGGAAAGAGCTGTTCAAAGAGTCAAAGTTCGAGGAGATCAGGCGAGTTCTCGTGGGAACCAAATGA
- a CDS encoding FtsB family cell division protein — translation MVPSKPRNSAPKSAQGRAAPRRRPTPVVEAQPTEDTRKRKLSWQTGVFLLVIAIVLVTFLPSINSALKQAQQIAALNSEIESTKSEVQGLEERNENLKDPAYIKRKARKDQYYVEEGKNAVIVTNQEAIDGDDSDTDRPQRKQAWYLELLESIQEVGNTVEKG, via the coding sequence ATGGTTCCGAGCAAGCCTAGAAACAGCGCCCCCAAATCGGCTCAGGGCAGAGCCGCTCCCCGTCGACGCCCCACACCGGTCGTCGAGGCTCAGCCCACCGAAGACACTCGCAAACGGAAGCTGTCCTGGCAGACTGGCGTCTTCCTCCTCGTCATCGCCATCGTGCTCGTCACCTTCCTGCCCTCGATCAACTCAGCCCTCAAGCAGGCACAGCAGATAGCCGCGCTCAACAGCGAGATCGAATCGACGAAGTCCGAAGTCCAGGGTCTGGAGGAGCGGAACGAGAATCTCAAGGACCCGGCGTACATCAAACGCAAGGCGCGTAAGGACCAGTACTACGTGGAAGAGGGCAAGAACGCGGTCATCGTCACCAACCAAGAGGCGATCGACGGTGACGATTCGGATACGGACCGCCCGCAACGCAAACAAGCCTGGTACCTTGAGTTGCTGGAGTCGATTCAAGAGGTCGGCAATACCGTGGAGAAGGGCTGA
- a CDS encoding MazG nucleotide pyrophosphohydrolase domain-containing protein — MEQPETAGVIGARTQGAIEAMATLRRRCPWSSRQDHSSLEKYAREETEELIEALADYRADPNPDHRAAVVEELGDVFYQVLFHSALLDESGSAPYGHTLGMIVEGLEAKLIRRHPLAFGEDASDEQMASLEDVEREYRRIKTEEKQQKDTNQ, encoded by the coding sequence GTGGAGCAGCCAGAGACAGCGGGCGTCATCGGTGCTCGGACGCAGGGAGCAATCGAGGCAATGGCGACATTGCGGCGCCGGTGCCCCTGGTCGAGCCGGCAGGACCACAGCAGCCTCGAGAAGTATGCGCGTGAAGAGACCGAAGAGCTCATCGAAGCGCTTGCAGACTACCGAGCCGATCCGAACCCGGACCACCGCGCCGCCGTCGTCGAGGAGCTCGGCGACGTCTTCTACCAGGTGCTCTTCCACTCCGCTCTGCTGGACGAGAGTGGCTCCGCTCCCTACGGGCACACCTTGGGGATGATCGTCGAAGGGCTGGAAGCAAAACTCATCCGCCGCCATCCCCTGGCATTCGGTGAGGACGCCAGCGATGAGCAGATGGCATCCCTCGAGGACGTCGAGCGGGAGTACCGCCGGATCAAGACCGAAGAGAAACAGCAGAAAGACACGAATCAGTGA
- a CDS encoding CsbD family protein — translation MGFDDKFDNKAEEFSGKAKETVGEATGDDELKAEGSADQLKGKTKQVGEKVKDLGNDVKDKFSK, via the coding sequence ATGGGTTTTGACGACAAGTTCGACAACAAGGCCGAAGAATTCTCTGGCAAGGCCAAGGAAACCGTCGGTGAGGCCACCGGCGATGATGAGCTCAAGGCAGAGGGCTCCGCAGACCAGCTCAAGGGCAAGACAAAGCAGGTCGGCGAGAAGGTCAAGGACCTCGGAAACGACGTCAAGGATAAGTTCAGCAAGTAA
- a CDS encoding tyrosine-protein phosphatase — protein MSLDRIDIEGTFNFRDIGGSPTSAGELRVGTGKVYRSDGLAQLTDRSRVDIRALGIRTVVDLRDVGERSKLPDALEGLEVEHIELPIFDDHFFPAKQLSREEMAKVAEATGMDLSDRSLSKIYDLMIGHFGPRLAKAVDVVAQRCEGGVVFHCSAGKDRTGVVAAFILTLLGVGRHEILEEYAITSQHLSGGFLENIIRNFSDAGISGNLAETATAAPPELMAKILDSIDAQYAKSGVESYLLEHGMDPASPDRLRGQLLTPADREQTVRD, from the coding sequence GTGAGCTTGGACCGGATCGACATCGAAGGCACATTCAACTTCCGTGACATCGGAGGATCTCCCACCTCGGCGGGGGAGTTGAGAGTCGGAACGGGGAAGGTCTACCGCTCCGACGGTCTCGCTCAACTCACCGACAGGTCGCGAGTCGACATCAGAGCACTCGGGATCAGAACCGTCGTGGATCTGCGTGACGTCGGGGAACGCTCCAAGTTGCCCGATGCGCTCGAAGGACTCGAGGTGGAACACATCGAGCTGCCCATCTTCGACGATCACTTCTTCCCCGCGAAACAGCTCAGCCGCGAGGAGATGGCGAAGGTCGCCGAGGCAACTGGGATGGACCTCTCCGATCGCTCGCTGAGCAAGATCTATGACCTCATGATCGGTCATTTCGGACCCCGTCTGGCCAAGGCAGTCGACGTCGTTGCACAGCGTTGCGAAGGCGGAGTGGTCTTCCACTGCTCTGCCGGCAAAGACCGGACCGGTGTCGTCGCCGCCTTCATCCTCACCCTTCTGGGCGTCGGGCGTCACGAGATCCTCGAGGAGTATGCGATCACCTCGCAGCACCTGTCAGGAGGATTCCTCGAGAACATCATCAGGAACTTCTCCGACGCCGGCATCTCCGGGAACCTCGCCGAGACTGCAACAGCGGCACCGCCGGAACTCATGGCGAAGATCCTCGACTCCATCGACGCGCAGTACGCCAAGAGCGGAGTCGAATCCTATCTGCTCGAGCATGGAATGGACCCGGCGAGCCCGGATAGACTGCGCGGGCAGCTGTTGACGCCTGCGGACAGAGAACAAACCGTCCGGGACTGA